Proteins from a genomic interval of Lactococcus protaetiae:
- a CDS encoding PTS system mannose/fructose/sorbose family transporter subunit IID, with the protein MENTNKKFSLSKNERFKVMVRSMFLQGSWNFERMQNLGFLYAILPALKKFYPAGSDGAKAALKRHMEFFNTHPYPAAPIIGVTLALEEEIANGGDVDEAAIQGVKVGMMGPLAGVGDPVFWFTVRPIVGAVAASLATGGSIIAPLFFFFVWNIIRIAFLWYTQEFGYKQGVNITSDLGGGFLQTLTKGASILGMFILGALIQRWVNISFAGPNAMLPKQPIQDGGYIDFPKGSVSGTDLHNILGQFKGGLSLENFKQQSLNDVFNSLIPGFVALLLTFLVIAILRKWKSKNAPLVIIIALFVVGILLRVAGLA; encoded by the coding sequence ATGGAAAATACAAATAAAAAGTTCAGCCTTTCTAAAAATGAACGTTTCAAAGTAATGGTTCGCTCAATGTTCTTGCAAGGTTCATGGAACTTCGAACGTATGCAAAACCTTGGTTTCCTCTATGCAATTCTTCCTGCATTGAAGAAATTCTATCCTGCTGGCTCTGACGGTGCTAAAGCTGCCCTCAAACGTCACATGGAATTCTTTAACACTCACCCATATCCAGCTGCTCCAATCATCGGTGTTACTCTTGCCCTTGAAGAAGAAATCGCTAATGGTGGTGATGTTGATGAAGCAGCTATCCAAGGGGTTAAAGTTGGTATGATGGGTCCTCTCGCTGGTGTTGGTGACCCTGTCTTCTGGTTTACAGTACGTCCTATCGTTGGTGCCGTAGCTGCATCTCTTGCAACTGGTGGTTCTATTATCGCTCCTTTGTTCTTCTTCTTTGTATGGAATATCATCCGTATCGCTTTCTTGTGGTATACTCAAGAATTTGGATACAAACAAGGGGTCAACATTACTTCTGACCTTGGTGGTGGTTTCCTTCAAACTTTGACTAAAGGTGCATCTATCCTTGGTATGTTTATCCTTGGTGCCTTGATTCAACGTTGGGTTAACATTAGCTTTGCTGGTCCAAATGCTATGCTTCCTAAACAACCTATTCAAGATGGAGGTTATATTGACTTCCCTAAAGGTTCTGTTTCAGGAACTGACCTTCACAATATCCTTGGTCAATTCAAAGGTGGACTTAGCCTTGAAAACTTCAAACAACAATCTTTGAATGATGTGTTTAACTCATTGATTCCTGGTTTTGTTGCTTTGCTCTTGACTTTCCTTGTTATCGCTATCTTGCGTAAATGGAAATCTAAAAATGCTCCACTTGTTATTATCATCGCTCTCTTCGTTGTGGGTATCTTGCTCCGCGTTGCTGGTCTTGCTTAA
- a CDS encoding SAG1386/EF1546 family surface-associated protein, with translation MSTKEPWNNEIYRAMREEPTEMKRQVRIKDENKRPLTTRFLTFLVVLMFIIVGLAIGFILWNSQVQSNASIAKNFHQASVSQKETAKSSDKTSASSSATTNTSVSSTSTASSSSVAAGSTYTVVAGDYPSTIAAKTGIAWETIASLNNISADGYNADGSAIHAGQVLKLK, from the coding sequence GTGTCAACGAAAGAACCTTGGAATAACGAAATATATCGTGCAATGCGAGAAGAACCAACAGAAATGAAAAGACAAGTTAGAATAAAAGATGAAAATAAGCGACCTTTAACGACACGCTTTTTGACTTTTCTTGTTGTCTTAATGTTTATCATTGTGGGATTGGCAATAGGTTTCATCCTATGGAATAGCCAAGTCCAAAGCAATGCGAGTATAGCAAAAAACTTCCATCAAGCATCAGTGAGCCAGAAAGAAACAGCGAAATCAAGTGATAAGACATCAGCATCTTCAAGTGCGACTACTAATACAAGCGTAAGTAGCACAAGTACTGCTTCTAGTAGTAGTGTGGCTGCTGGTTCAACGTATACCGTTGTTGCTGGAGACTATCCTAGTACAATTGCTGCAAAAACTGGGATTGCATGGGAGACTATTGCAAGTTTGAACAATATCTCGGCAGATGGCTATAATGCTGATGGTAGTGCAATCCACGCAGGACAAGTTCTTAAATTAAAATAA
- a CDS encoding ferredoxin, with the protein MKIKIIPDKCIACGLCHIHAPEVFDYHDDGIVKFYATDKQQKELPDTSSLRSAVKLCPTGALKIVEDI; encoded by the coding sequence ATGAAGATAAAAATTATTCCTGATAAATGTATCGCATGTGGGCTATGCCATATCCATGCACCCGAAGTATTCGACTATCACGATGATGGCATTGTCAAATTCTATGCTACTGATAAACAACAAAAAGAATTACCCGATACTTCGTCACTCCGTTCAGCCGTTAAATTATGTCCCACTGGAGCCCTCAAAATCGTTGAGGACATTTAG
- the cmk gene encoding (d)CMP kinase: MKKIQIAVDGPASSGKSTVAKIVARDLDLIYLDTGAMYRAATFVALQKETNKAEEIIDFIKRNPISFMNGKSGQEVYLGLNNVTQVIRTNEVTNAVSKISAMPEIREFLVAEQQRIARNGGIIMDGRDIGTVVLPEAELKIFLVASVDERAERRYKENIEKGIPTNLEQLKEEIAKRDYKDSTREISPLKQASDAVLLDSTGKTIEDVVLFIEEKVKALV; the protein is encoded by the coding sequence ATGAAAAAGATTCAAATTGCTGTTGATGGACCAGCATCAAGTGGGAAATCAACAGTTGCTAAAATCGTAGCTCGCGACCTTGATTTAATCTATCTAGATACAGGCGCAATGTATCGAGCTGCAACATTTGTTGCTTTGCAAAAAGAAACAAATAAAGCAGAGGAAATTATTGATTTTATAAAACGTAATCCTATTTCTTTTATGAATGGTAAGAGTGGTCAAGAAGTTTATTTGGGACTAAATAATGTGACTCAAGTTATTCGGACTAATGAAGTTACAAATGCAGTGTCTAAAATTTCAGCCATGCCAGAAATTCGTGAATTTCTAGTTGCTGAGCAGCAACGGATTGCTCGTAACGGTGGAATCATCATGGATGGACGTGATATTGGAACAGTAGTTCTACCTGAAGCTGAACTCAAAATATTTTTAGTTGCTTCTGTGGATGAACGGGCGGAGCGACGCTATAAAGAAAACATAGAAAAAGGAATTCCCACAAATCTTGAACAACTGAAAGAAGAAATCGCTAAACGAGATTATAAAGATAGTACGCGTGAGATTTCACCTCTGAAGCAAGCTAGTGATGCTGTACTCCTTGATAGCACAGGGAAAACAATTGAGGATGTTGTTTTATTTATCGAAGAAAAAGTAAAAGCACTTGTTTAA
- the pstB gene encoding phosphate ABC transporter ATP-binding protein PstB: protein MTKEVVLTVSDLSLYYGKKKALNNINMTFYKNEITSLIGPSGCGKSTLLRSINRMNDLIPTVTITGAIDYKGKNIYSPKIDTVDLRKEIGMVFQQPNPFPFSIYENVVYGLRLKGVKDKAHLDEVVENSLKAANIWDEVKDILHTSALGLSGGQQQRVCIARVLAVNPEIILLDEATSALDPISAGRIEETLIELRKDYTLIMVTHSMQQASRISDRTAFMLNGDVIEMDDTKKIFLNPEKQETEDYVAGKFG, encoded by the coding sequence ATGACAAAAGAAGTAGTTTTAACGGTCAGTGACCTTTCGCTTTATTATGGGAAGAAAAAAGCACTGAATAATATTAATATGACATTCTATAAGAATGAAATTACAAGCTTGATTGGACCGTCTGGTTGTGGGAAATCAACGCTCCTACGTTCAATTAATCGAATGAATGATTTGATTCCAACTGTAACGATTACAGGTGCGATTGACTATAAAGGGAAAAATATTTATAGTCCTAAAATTGATACTGTTGACTTACGGAAAGAAATTGGGATGGTCTTTCAACAACCAAATCCTTTTCCATTTTCAATTTATGAAAATGTTGTTTATGGACTGCGTTTGAAAGGAGTGAAGGATAAAGCACATCTTGATGAAGTGGTAGAAAATTCACTGAAAGCAGCAAATATTTGGGACGAAGTGAAAGATATCTTGCACACATCAGCGCTTGGCCTATCTGGTGGTCAGCAACAACGGGTTTGTATTGCACGTGTTTTGGCGGTCAATCCTGAAATTATTCTGCTTGATGAAGCAACATCGGCGCTTGACCCAATTTCTGCGGGACGTATCGAAGAAACACTGATCGAATTACGCAAAGATTATACACTGATTATGGTGACTCATAGTATGCAACAGGCTTCAAGAATCTCTGACCGGACTGCTTTTATGCTCAATGGTGATGTCATTGAAATGGATGACACAAAGAAAATCTTCTTGAATCCAGAAAAGCAGGAGACAGAGGACTATGTTGCAGGTAAGTTTGGCTAG
- a CDS encoding DUF956 family protein, which translates to MAQSLNTKVDYNGKAIAYLGFPQYGQIMIGDRAFEFFDDRDVEKNMQFPWKSIKVVEGDVTKSFKGEYQIGRQFYVVFANGQKVRFSSKDSGKILRIIRQYIGNDRVVKSKRFTSTITSIFKRRKKED; encoded by the coding sequence GTGGCTCAATCACTGAACACAAAGGTGGATTATAATGGTAAGGCGATAGCTTATCTTGGTTTTCCACAGTATGGACAAATTATGATAGGGGATCGGGCATTTGAGTTCTTTGATGACCGCGATGTTGAAAAGAATATGCAATTTCCCTGGAAGTCAATCAAGGTCGTTGAAGGCGATGTGACTAAATCTTTTAAGGGTGAGTATCAGATTGGGCGTCAATTCTATGTTGTTTTTGCCAATGGTCAGAAAGTACGCTTTTCGTCAAAGGATTCGGGAAAGATTTTGCGCATTATTCGTCAATATATTGGCAATGATAGGGTTGTTAAATCAAAGAGATTTACGAGTACGATTACTTCTATTTTTAAGAGAAGAAAAAAAGAGGATTAA
- a CDS encoding DUF956 family protein — protein sequence MEMNNNQIDYTAKGRVFLGAVENGEIKLTPLGFEFEYSNRRIGKNLNFPWHTIVKVELDVSLRGKVGSQFGLYLNTNSKIRFSSKDSGAILKRIGQQIGTDKLVRSRSLLAPLMDGLKL from the coding sequence ATGGAAATGAATAACAACCAGATTGATTATACTGCTAAGGGGCGCGTTTTTTTGGGCGCCGTTGAAAATGGAGAGATAAAATTGACTCCTTTAGGATTTGAATTTGAGTATTCGAACCGTCGAATTGGTAAAAATCTCAACTTTCCTTGGCATACTATTGTCAAAGTTGAATTGGATGTGTCTCTTCGAGGAAAAGTCGGCTCACAATTTGGTCTATATCTAAATACAAATTCTAAAATAAGATTTTCCTCTAAAGATTCTGGAGCAATTTTGAAACGAATCGGTCAACAGATTGGTACTGATAAATTAGTTAGAAGTCGCAGTCTTCTGGCACCTCTGATGGATGGGCTTAAACTATAA
- a CDS encoding S66 family peptidase: protein MNKIFPEKLKQTDEIRVISPSSSLLRTGSFDEKLKAKKRLESLGFKVTFGEHILENDLLESSSIASRIADFHAAFLDKNVKAILCTIGGFDANELLPYINWEIVRKNPKIFCGFSDITVLHNAIFANTGLVTYYGPGYIAFLMDEGQEFQTAEWLKAVAGKSSYGLIASDFYTSDAWYDPTQPRHLLPASWKVYNSGYARGTILGGNLNTLMLVTGTNAQVKAKCPIAFLENAEQEDFYDWDRELAHFLQIYPDISGLIIGRFPKEEQMTPEILHFILDKHPILKKIPVIYDVDFGHTQPIFTFPLGGEVEVSTEPLKIQVLNG, encoded by the coding sequence ATGAATAAAATTTTTCCCGAAAAACTAAAACAAACTGACGAAATTCGTGTCATTTCCCCAAGTTCATCTTTACTGCGGACAGGATCCTTTGACGAAAAACTAAAAGCTAAAAAACGCCTTGAATCTCTTGGTTTCAAGGTAACATTTGGCGAGCATATTTTGGAAAATGATTTGCTTGAATCCAGTAGCATTGCTTCACGTATCGCAGACTTCCACGCTGCTTTCTTGGATAAAAATGTAAAAGCGATTTTATGCACGATTGGTGGATTTGATGCCAACGAACTTCTCCCTTATATTAACTGGGAAATTGTTCGCAAAAATCCAAAAATATTCTGTGGTTTTTCAGACATCACTGTGCTCCATAACGCCATCTTTGCAAATACAGGACTTGTGACTTACTATGGACCAGGATACATCGCTTTTTTGATGGATGAAGGACAAGAGTTTCAGACTGCTGAATGGCTCAAAGCTGTTGCTGGTAAAAGCTCATATGGACTCATTGCGAGCGACTTTTACACTAGTGATGCATGGTATGATCCAACGCAACCCCGCCATCTGCTTCCTGCTTCATGGAAAGTTTACAATTCTGGGTATGCCCGTGGCACGATTTTGGGTGGCAATCTGAATACTTTAATGCTAGTCACTGGTACAAATGCTCAAGTTAAAGCTAAGTGTCCGATTGCTTTTTTAGAAAATGCTGAACAAGAAGATTTTTATGACTGGGATAGAGAGTTAGCACACTTTTTACAAATTTATCCTGATATTTCTGGATTAATCATCGGACGTTTTCCAAAAGAGGAACAGATGACACCGGAGATTCTACATTTTATTTTGGACAAACATCCTATTCTCAAAAAAATTCCTGTAATTTATGATGTTGACTTTGGACATACTCAACCAATTTTCACCTTTCCATTAGGAGGTGAAGTTGAGGTCTCTACTGAACCGTTAAAAATACAGGTACTCAATGGATAA
- a CDS encoding PTS sugar transporter subunit IIB, whose translation MSIGIVIASHGEFAAGIKQSGSMIFGEQEKVQVVTFMPNEGPADLHAKIEAAIATFDAEDDVLVLADLWSGSPFNQASAVMGENPDRKIAIITGLNLPMLIQAYTERMMDASAGIEQVVANIMKEAKAGVRVLPDELQPAEETATAAAPVAAQGAIPEGTVIGDGKIKINLVRIDTRLLHGQVATAWTPDSKADRIIVVSDNVAKDTMRKTLIEQAAPPGVKANVVPIKKMIEVAKDPRFGGTHAFLLFENPHDALEIVEAVPGLISTINVGSMAHSAGKTMLNTVLSADKSDVAAFEKMRELGINFDVRKVPSDSKADLFALIQKANVK comes from the coding sequence TTGAGTATCGGAATTGTTATTGCGAGCCATGGTGAATTCGCCGCAGGCATCAAACAATCTGGTTCTATGATTTTCGGTGAGCAAGAAAAAGTACAAGTTGTTACTTTTATGCCTAACGAAGGACCAGCTGATTTGCATGCTAAAATCGAAGCAGCTATCGCAACATTTGATGCTGAAGATGATGTTCTTGTCCTTGCTGACTTGTGGAGCGGTTCTCCATTTAACCAAGCAAGCGCTGTGATGGGTGAAAACCCTGACCGCAAGATTGCCATTATCACAGGCCTCAACTTGCCAATGTTGATTCAAGCCTACACAGAGCGTATGATGGATGCGTCTGCTGGGATTGAACAAGTAGTGGCAAACATTATGAAAGAAGCTAAGGCGGGCGTACGCGTTCTTCCTGATGAGCTTCAACCCGCAGAAGAAACTGCTACGGCAGCTGCTCCTGTAGCCGCACAAGGCGCTATTCCAGAAGGGACAGTCATCGGCGATGGTAAGATTAAAATCAACCTCGTTCGTATTGACACTCGTTTGCTTCACGGTCAAGTTGCAACAGCATGGACTCCAGATTCTAAAGCTGACCGCATCATCGTCGTTTCTGACAATGTTGCCAAAGATACTATGCGTAAGACTCTGATTGAACAAGCTGCTCCTCCAGGAGTTAAAGCTAATGTTGTTCCAATCAAGAAAATGATTGAGGTTGCTAAAGACCCACGTTTCGGTGGAACACACGCTTTCTTGCTCTTTGAAAACCCACATGATGCTTTAGAAATTGTTGAAGCCGTTCCTGGTCTCATCTCAACGATTAACGTTGGTTCTATGGCTCACTCAGCAGGTAAAACTATGTTGAACACTGTTCTTTCTGCTGATAAGAGTGATGTTGCAGCCTTTGAAAAAATGCGTGAACTTGGTATCAACTTTGACGTCCGTAAAGTTCCAAGTGACTCAAAAGCCGATTTGTTCGCATTGATTCAAAAAGCAAATGTTAAATAA
- a CDS encoding PTS mannose/fructose/sorbose transporter subunit IIC, translated as MSAISVIFVLIFAFLAGLEGILDQWQFHQPILACSLIGLATGHLAQGIILGGALQMIALGWANIGAAVAPDAALASVASAILMVQGGNYDLNHIMGVIVPTGILLATAGLVLTTFVRFLSVGIIHLADASAEKGSYNGVAGWHMFALLLQGLRIAIPAGIILAIPAKTVTAALNAIPDWVSGGLAVGGGMVVVVGYAMVINLMATKELWPFFFLGFALAPISQLTLIAMGILGVVIAIVYLNLEKAGNSRGAAGGSGDPIGDILNDY; from the coding sequence ATGAGTGCTATTTCAGTCATTTTTGTCCTTATCTTCGCGTTCCTTGCTGGACTTGAAGGTATTTTGGACCAATGGCAATTCCACCAACCTATTCTTGCTTGTTCATTGATTGGTCTTGCTACTGGTCACTTGGCACAAGGGATTATCCTCGGTGGTGCCCTTCAAATGATTGCCCTTGGTTGGGCTAATATCGGTGCTGCTGTCGCTCCCGACGCTGCACTTGCTTCTGTCGCTTCTGCTATCTTGATGGTTCAAGGTGGTAACTACGATTTGAACCACATTATGGGTGTTATCGTTCCTACTGGTATCTTGCTTGCAACTGCTGGTTTGGTTCTTACTACATTCGTTCGTTTCCTTTCAGTTGGTATCATTCACTTGGCTGACGCTTCTGCTGAAAAAGGTTCTTATAATGGTGTTGCTGGTTGGCATATGTTTGCGCTTCTCCTTCAAGGTTTGCGTATTGCTATCCCTGCTGGTATCATCTTGGCTATCCCTGCAAAAACAGTTACAGCTGCCTTGAATGCTATCCCTGACTGGGTATCTGGCGGTCTTGCTGTTGGTGGTGGTATGGTTGTTGTCGTTGGTTATGCAATGGTTATCAACCTTATGGCTACTAAAGAACTCTGGCCTTTCTTCTTCCTTGGTTTTGCTCTTGCACCAATTTCACAATTGACTTTGATCGCTATGGGTATCCTTGGTGTCGTTATCGCTATCGTTTATCTCAACCTTGAAAAAGCAGGAAACTCACGTGGTGCTGCTGGTGGTTCTGGTGACCCAATTGGCGATATCTTGAACGATTATTAA
- the phoU gene encoding phosphate signaling complex protein PhoU: protein MLRTQFEEDLNKLHNQFYSMGTQVSAQLNKAVRAFVSHDRDLAEDVIEGDHAINEQEKSLETQSLEMIALQQPVSSDLRTIITVLKASSDLERMGDHVASIAKATISLKGEERIHIVEEDISLLGEKVKSIVDASLNAYIQGNDVRAHEIAEQQYTIKNMSREIQEKVLEGMKENSETVTTGKEYLLTLVYLERITGYAVNLCEWIVYLNSGNIIEL from the coding sequence ATGCTTCGTACACAATTTGAAGAAGATTTAAATAAACTTCATAATCAATTTTATTCAATGGGAACGCAAGTTTCAGCTCAATTGAACAAGGCAGTTCGTGCATTTGTCAGCCACGACCGTGATTTAGCAGAAGATGTTATTGAAGGCGACCATGCGATTAATGAGCAAGAAAAGAGTCTTGAAACTCAATCATTGGAAATGATTGCACTCCAACAACCTGTATCAAGTGATTTGCGTACTATTATCACGGTGCTGAAAGCTTCATCAGACCTTGAGAGAATGGGGGATCATGTTGCCTCTATTGCTAAAGCAACGATTTCACTTAAAGGTGAAGAACGAATCCATATTGTTGAAGAAGATATCAGTCTTCTTGGTGAAAAAGTGAAATCAATCGTAGATGCATCGCTTAATGCCTATATTCAAGGAAATGATGTTCGTGCGCATGAAATTGCGGAACAACAATATACGATTAAAAATATGAGTCGTGAAATTCAAGAAAAAGTTCTTGAAGGGATGAAGGAAAACTCTGAAACAGTAACCACGGGTAAGGAATATCTTCTCACGCTTGTTTATCTTGAGCGTATCACAGGTTATGCTGTGAACCTTTGTGAGTGGATTGTCTATTTGAATTCAGGCAATATTATTGAACTTTAA
- the serS gene encoding serine--tRNA ligase — MLDIKRIRSDFDEVAKKLATRGVVKETLEELRALDVSRRELIVKSEELKKERNAVSEEIAQIKRTKGDASTQIAAMQKVSAEVKHIDAELADIETKLTEYTTTLPNIPADSTPIGADEDDNVEVRRIGDVPTFDFEPKAHWDLGEALDILDWERGGKVTGSRFLFYKGAGARLERALYNFMLDEHAKEGYTEMIPPYMVNQDSMFGTGQYPKFKEDTFELKDERGFVLIPTAEVPLTNYYRGEILDGSELPIYFTAMSPSFRSEAGSAGRDTRGLIRLHQFHKVEMVKFTKPENSYDELEKMTQNAENILQKLGLAYRVMALSTGDMGFSAAKTYDLEVWIPAQNTYREISSCSNCEDFQARRAQIRYRDEDGKVHLLHTLNGSGLAVGRCVAAILENYQNADGSITIPEVLRPYMGGLEVIK, encoded by the coding sequence ATGTTAGATATTAAAAGAATTCGTTCAGACTTCGATGAAGTCGCTAAAAAATTAGCCACTCGTGGTGTGGTTAAAGAAACATTGGAAGAACTTCGCGCGCTTGATGTTAGCCGCCGTGAACTTATCGTGAAATCGGAAGAATTAAAAAAAGAGCGTAATGCTGTTTCTGAAGAAATCGCTCAAATCAAGCGTACTAAAGGCGATGCTTCTACTCAAATTGCTGCGATGCAAAAAGTATCTGCAGAGGTGAAGCACATTGATGCTGAACTCGCTGACATCGAAACAAAATTGACTGAGTATACAACGACTCTACCAAATATTCCTGCTGACAGCACACCTATCGGTGCTGATGAAGATGACAATGTCGAAGTCCGTCGTATTGGAGATGTACCGACATTTGATTTTGAACCCAAAGCACATTGGGACTTAGGTGAAGCGCTTGACATTCTTGATTGGGAACGTGGTGGAAAGGTGACTGGTTCACGCTTCTTGTTCTACAAGGGTGCTGGTGCAAGGCTTGAACGTGCACTTTATAACTTTATGTTAGACGAGCATGCTAAAGAAGGTTACACTGAGATGATCCCACCTTATATGGTCAATCAAGATTCAATGTTTGGCACTGGTCAATATCCTAAATTTAAAGAAGATACCTTTGAGCTAAAAGACGAACGTGGATTTGTCTTGATTCCTACGGCAGAGGTTCCTTTGACAAATTACTACCGTGGTGAGATTTTGGATGGTAGCGAACTCCCAATTTATTTCACAGCAATGAGTCCTTCATTCCGTTCTGAAGCTGGTTCTGCTGGGCGCGACACGCGTGGTTTGATTCGTTTGCACCAATTTCATAAAGTAGAAATGGTAAAATTCACAAAACCTGAAAATTCTTATGATGAGTTAGAAAAAATGACTCAAAACGCTGAAAACATTCTCCAAAAGTTGGGACTTGCTTATCGTGTCATGGCTCTCTCAACGGGTGATATGGGCTTCTCTGCCGCTAAAACCTATGACTTAGAAGTATGGATTCCTGCACAAAATACTTATCGTGAAATTTCTTCTTGCTCAAACTGTGAAGATTTTCAAGCTCGCCGTGCGCAAATCCGTTACCGTGATGAAGATGGAAAAGTACATCTTCTCCATACTTTGAATGGTTCTGGACTTGCTGTTGGACGATGTGTTGCTGCCATTTTAGAAAACTACCAAAATGCTGACGGCTCTATAACTATCCCTGAGGTGCTTCGCCCTTACATGGGTGGTCTGGAAGTAATTAAATAA
- the pstB gene encoding phosphate ABC transporter ATP-binding protein PstB: MATTYDWNERQIMVPENEIALSTTDLRVFYNGTKEAIHGVTMSFPKNEITALIGPSGSGKSTYLRALNRMNDTIDGARVTGEINYEGVNINDQKVNVFEVRKQIGMVFQRPNPFPKSIYENIAFIHRRAGVKDKKKLDEIVEKSLKQAALWEQVKDSLNQSALAMSGGQAQRLCIARALSVKPEIILMDEPASALDPISTMQIEETMMELKKDYTIIIVTHNMAQASRASDNTAFFYSGDLIEYDKTSTIFTSPSLKSTEDYVSGHFG, encoded by the coding sequence ATGGCAACAACTTATGACTGGAATGAGCGCCAAATTATGGTGCCAGAAAATGAAATTGCTCTTTCAACTACTGATTTGCGTGTTTTCTATAATGGGACAAAAGAAGCAATTCATGGGGTAACGATGAGTTTTCCTAAAAACGAAATTACAGCGCTTATTGGTCCTTCTGGTTCAGGGAAATCAACCTATCTGCGTGCATTGAATCGTATGAACGATACAATTGACGGTGCAAGAGTGACTGGAGAAATCAATTACGAAGGCGTTAATATCAATGACCAGAAGGTTAATGTATTTGAGGTTCGTAAGCAAATTGGAATGGTCTTTCAACGTCCAAACCCATTTCCAAAATCTATCTATGAGAATATTGCTTTTATTCATCGGAGAGCTGGCGTAAAAGATAAGAAAAAATTGGATGAAATTGTTGAAAAATCGCTTAAACAAGCTGCTTTATGGGAACAAGTGAAAGATTCACTTAATCAATCAGCGTTAGCGATGTCTGGTGGGCAAGCACAACGACTCTGTATCGCGCGTGCGTTGTCAGTAAAACCAGAAATTATATTGATGGATGAGCCAGCATCAGCACTCGATCCTATCTCTACCATGCAAATTGAAGAAACCATGATGGAACTTAAAAAGGATTACACGATTATTATTGTGACACACAACATGGCTCAAGCTTCGCGTGCTTCTGATAATACTGCTTTCTTCTATTCTGGTGATTTAATCGAGTATGATAAAACAAGTACGATTTTTACCTCACCAAGTTTGAAATCTACTGAGGACTACGTTTCAGGACACTTTGGTTAA